The sequence TTTGTTGGCAAACTCCTGTCGCTATGCGGCAGTCTCTGTTTTTTCTATCCGATCTCTTTTAAACTGTCATAATGAGCAGCGATTGTCTTAGCCAGATCCTCTTCCGTGTGAGCCGCTGAGACAAACATGCACTCAAACTGCGCCGGAGCAAGGTTCACGCCTCTTTTCAGCATAGCGTGGAAGAAGGAGGCGTATTTCTTGGTGTCTGATTTAATTGCCTGAGCGAAGGACTTTACTTCGCCTTCGGTGAAGAACATGCAGCCGAGGGATTCAACACTGTTAAACGCGTATTTGAGTCCGAGCTTTTCGCAGTTACCCTTAAAACCGTCCCAGAGAATATCGGATTTTGCTTTCAGAGCTTCATAGAAACCGGGCTGGTTGAGCTTTTTCAGCGTCGCGAGCCCTGCCGCGGTGGCAAGAGGGTTCCCCGAAAGTGTCCCCGCCTGATAAACAGCGCCCACGGGGGAAATGAGATCCATGATCTCCTTTCTTGCGCCGTATGCCCCCACAGGGAGCCCGCCGCCGATGATTTTGCCCATGGTGGTGAGGTCCGGCTGGATGCCGTAGTATTTCTGCGCGCCGCCCGAGCTCATGCGGAAGCCTGTGATGACTTCGTCAAAAAGAAGGAGTGCGCCTTCCTCCGCGCAGAGGTTTTTAAGGCTTTCGAGGAAGCCCCTCTCAGGGAGTACCAGACCCATGTTCCCCGCTGCGGGTTCAACGAGTACGCAGGCTATTTTATCTTTGTTCTCTTTGAAAAGCGCCTTAACGCTGTCAATGTCATTGTACTGGGCTATGAGGGTGTGCTTCGCGAAATCTTCGGGCACGCCGGGACTTGAGGGCTGGTTGAAGGTGAGCAGACCGCTCCCCGCTTTAACGAGCAGGCTGTCTGAGTGTCCATGGTAGCAGCCTTCAAACTTAACAATGGTGTCTCTCTTTGTGTATGCTCTGGCGAGGCGGATGGCGCTCATAAGAGCTTCCGTGCCGGAGCTCACGAGGCGCACCATTTCCACTGAGGGAACCATCTCCGTGATGAGCTTCGCCATATTCAGTTCATTAACGGTGGGAGCGCCGAAGCTTGCGCCTTTTTCCGCCGCGTCCTTGATTGCTTTGAGCACATCTTCGTCAGTGTGCCCGAGGATCATCGGACCCCATGAGCATACGTAATCTATGTATTCCTTTCCGTTAACATCGTATATTTTGGAACCCTTAGCCCTGTCTACGAAAACGGGTTCGCCGCCGACAGAGCCGAATGCTCTCACCGGGCTGTTGACGCCGCCGGGCATATATTTGC is a genomic window of Geovibrio thiophilus containing:
- the hemL gene encoding glutamate-1-semialdehyde 2,1-aminomutase: MNYFQESCKYMPGGVNSPVRAFGSVGGEPVFVDRAKGSKIYDVNGKEYIDYVCSWGPMILGHTDEDVLKAIKDAAEKGASFGAPTVNELNMAKLITEMVPSVEMVRLVSSGTEALMSAIRLARAYTKRDTIVKFEGCYHGHSDSLLVKAGSGLLTFNQPSSPGVPEDFAKHTLIAQYNDIDSVKALFKENKDKIACVLVEPAAGNMGLVLPERGFLESLKNLCAEEGALLLFDEVITGFRMSSGGAQKYYGIQPDLTTMGKIIGGGLPVGAYGARKEIMDLISPVGAVYQAGTLSGNPLATAAGLATLKKLNQPGFYEALKAKSDILWDGFKGNCEKLGLKYAFNSVESLGCMFFTEGEVKSFAQAIKSDTKKYASFFHAMLKRGVNLAPAQFECMFVSAAHTEEDLAKTIAAHYDSLKEIG